CCGGCGCAGGCCGGCGGCCCACGCGTCGTAGCCGGTCAGCGCCCGCTCCAGCGGCTCCACCTTGCGCAGCTGGCAGCACTCGTCCGGCGACTTGTTGAACAGCCGGGGCCCGTACTCGCCGTCCTGCTGGCCCACGGTGAGGCGCGGCCGGATGGACCGGACGTTCACCGGCAGGGTGCGGGCCACCTCGTCGCGGACCGCCAGCGTCTCGGGGAAGTGCAGGCCGGTGTCGAGGAAGACCACGTCCACCCCCGGCGCCACCCGGGAGACCAGGTGGGCGAGCACCCCGTCGGCCATCGAGCTGGTCACGCAGAACCGGGAGCCGAAGGTCTCCGCCGCCCACCGCGCGATCTCCGGTGCGGGCGCGCCCTCCAGCTCCCGGCCGGCCCGCTCGGCCAGTTCCCGCAGCTCGTCCGGGTCACGCCGGGTCGGCTCGACGGGAGCGGGGCCCCCGGCGCCGACCAGGCCGAGGCCGACCGCGGAGACCAGGGCGCTCATCGTTTCACCGCCCGGGAGAGCAGGCCGGTGAACCGGACCGTGAACACCCGGGCGCAGGCGTGGCACTCCCACGCGCCGTGCCCGGTCTCACTCGGCCGCAGATCCTCCTCGCCGCAGTACGGGCAGTACAGCGGCGCCGCCCGAGTCTCGCTCATCGCAGTTCCTCCTCGTCGGCGCGGATCACCCAGTTGGCGAACGTCTCACCCTCGGTGCGGCCGGCAAGGTACCGCCGGGCCAGCCGCTCGACGTACTCGGGAAGCTCCTCGGCGGTCGTCTTCAGGCCGCGCAACTTGCGGCCGAAGCCGGCGGTG
This is a stretch of genomic DNA from Micromonospora sp. WMMD1082. It encodes these proteins:
- a CDS encoding phosphoadenylyl-sulfate reductase produces the protein MSALVSAVGLGLVGAGGPAPVEPTRRDPDELRELAERAGRELEGAPAPEIARWAAETFGSRFCVTSSMADGVLAHLVSRVAPGVDVVFLDTGLHFPETLAVRDEVARTLPVNVRSIRPRLTVGQQDGEYGPRLFNKSPDECCQLRKVEPLERALTGYDAWAAGLRRDESPTRANTPVVTFDARRGRVKVNPIAAWTQADVDAYISRWNVPVNELFRRGYGSIGCWPCTRRTRAGEDPRAGRWAMFEKTECGLHL